TTCTGGTTCATGAAATAGAAAGTGTAGTTATTTTTCTGTGTAGCAAGGTCTTCTGAAATAGAAACTGTAGTCATTTTTAGAGTGGTAAATAAAACCTGAAATAGAAAGTGTAGTTATTTTTTAAACGACAAAACCTAAAGAAATAGAAACTGTAGTTATTACGGAAAGAGATACAGACCTTTGAAATAGAAACTGTAGTTATGTGGACGCCCTCATTGGGGCGCTTATAAAAATGAATAAAAAAGAAATCAAAAAAGTAAAAAAGCATTTTATGGCATTCTTAACAATTTTTTTCTTTTGATTTTGTTGACATATTCAAATATCAGCATTATATTTAAATCATGAAGTTCACTGTAGAAAGATTACCTCAGGCAAAAGCTGAGATTGATTCTTTAGAACAATCTCAAAAAGAAATGCTTGAAGCAGATTACAAGAAAATACAGGAACAAGGTATTGAATTTGTTCGTGTAAAACCGATTCAAAAAGAAATTTTTGAAATAAAGACGAACGAACTTCGTTCATTGTTTAAATATTCCGCTGGAAGAATTATTGTTATTGGAGTTGTCTTTGTAAAGAAAACCAAGAAAACTCCAAAAGAAAAAATAAAACTTGCTAAACAGCGTTTGAAGGAGGTCTGATTATGGATTATGTTTTTGTAAAAGATTCAGAAGGTTATGTTTTTAAGAAATTAGCATCAGAAATTGCTCCAGATGAAAAAGTAATTTCTGAAAAAGAGTATATGAAAATTTCAGGACTCTCTTCTTATGAAAAGAAATTTGGGCATGGTGGTGCGAGAGAAAACGCTGGAAGAAAACAGAAATTTGCATTACCTCTTAAATTTCAAATTCGAGTAACAAAGGAAGAAAAAGATTTTATAAATTATGCAAGAGAACATAATTTAAATTATTCTGCTTTGATGCAAATGTAGAAAATCACATAACATGCACTTCAAATCGGATGTCGGGTCTGCGCCCGCCACCGTTTAAGTGCGTAGTTATCTGGAACTGTATAGATTTTATTTTGAAATAGAAACTGTAGTTATTAAAAGTACAAAAATATTTTAATTAACATCACTTTCATGATATTATTAATTAGTTCGGAATTGTATTTTATATTAATTTGGAGTTGTTATGAAAAAGAAGATTATTTTCGCATGTTTTATATTCCTAACTGTATTTTGTTCTTTCGCTCAGAATATTGAATTTAAATATTATTCCGATTATTCAAAAGGTTTTTCCGGTTATGCGGCCTCAGCTTATCAGTGCAATCTTAAGGATGCGAATATAAACGAGGAAGATTTTTTTGATAAGATATCTGAAGTTCTTGATGAAGAAATACCACCTGTTCAGAAACTGACAAAAAAGAATAACTGGCTTTTCCAAAAATCTCTTAATGAATGGGATTATGAGGTTGGAGAAGTATATCTGGTTTTTTGTATGGAGTCAGAATATTCAAATGAAGCACTCGTATTTTTTGTTGTTATTGAAGAAAAGAAAGAATTAAGATGGAAAGCTTATAAAGTAAAAGAGGCTGATGTATATAAAATAGAAGAACTGTTTTCCAATGCCGAACCTATAACTGCAATACCAACTTCTGAAGAATATGTTTCTGGACAACGTGAAATCTATGACTGGTATACTTCTTTAGGTATTGTCCTTGGGAAAACAAAAGACGGAAACACGGTAAGAATTGATGTTGCATTTGCATACCGTAAAGAAGACTCGGCAACTCAAAAAGAGATCAGGGAAAGGACTGTCGAGATAAAAGATTATTTAAGACGGTTTATTTCGCAGCATGAAGTAAAAGATTTTAGAAATATTAATAACGAAGATAATTTGGAAAAAGAGATTACAGATGGAATAAACGAACTTATTCTTTCATCTGGAAGAATAAGGGATGTCGTTTTTCAGCAGAAAGATGTAATTGAATAATGGCTGAAATATTTTCTTTAATCTTATAATTGCAAAAAGAAAAAGAAAACATTATAAATATTAATCGTTTAAAAAAATTAAGAAAATTCTTTTTTTCAAAAGATAATTCATTTACGGAAAAGGATTGGAAGGATTTTTGCGTAGCAAAAAAACCGCAGCGTAGCGGAGGTTCGAAGCGATAGCGGAGTCCTGGAAAGCCTGTGTGCGGATTTAATCCGCAATTCCCATAAAACTTTTCTGAAAAATCTCTTCATGCAGAAAATCTCCAAAACGAATAATATAAAAGTGTCTACCAAGTAGCGGTTGACGGTTGGGAAAAATTAATATATTATCGAACCGAAAAAAATGACCATCCTGACCGAAAAAAAGTCTGTCGCAGAAAATTACATTAAAGCACTAAACCTCACAAAAAAAGAAAACGCATGGTACGTTTCATCTGACGGAAAAATTAACTTAACATATGCAGCTGGTCACCTTTACACACTTTTTGACGCTGAAGATTATAACGCTGAAAATAAAAACTGGTATCACAGAAAACTTCCTATAAAACCTGAAAAATACCTTTATAAACCAATCGCCACAAAAAAAACGACTAGAACTGAATGTGAAAAAGTTTTAAAAAACGCAGTTAAAAATGGCGAGGAAATTGTTATTGCAACTGACCCGGACCGTGAAGGAGAAGTTATTGCCCGCCTTATTCTCAGAGCTTGTAAAGCTGATTTTTCAAAAGTGACTCGAATCTGGTGCTGCGAGGGACTCGACAGGACTCAGATTATTTCGGGCATTAAAAGTAGAAAAATAGACAAGACTTATGATTATCTTGCTCTCCAGGGCGAGTATCAGAAAAAAGCCGACTGGATGTTCGGAATTAATTTAACGACAGCCTATACTCTTTTAAACAACGATGGTGAAACATATTCTATAGGTCGTGTACAGACTGCGGTTTTGACAGAAATCTATAATAGACATAAATCCATTCTTTTATTTATGCCTAAAAGATATTATCTGCTGAAGCTTACAATGGAATCGGGCACCGATTCCTTCCTCATAAACACTAAAACTCAGAATACTCACTTTGATGATAAGACAGAGTTAGAGAGAATAAAAGCAGAACTTGAAAAAGATAATGAAGTTATAATTTCATCAGTTGAAAGAGAGCAGAAAAAAGAACTGCCTCCAAAATTGTACGACCTCGCTCAGCTGCAGATAGATGCATATAAAAACTATGACATAGATGTGGACCAATGTCTTGAAATAGCTCAGACTCTTTATAACGAGAAGGGAAAAATTTCATATCCGAGAACTGACTCTGTAGTTCTCAATGACAGTGATGCTGAGAAAACCCATGAGCTTTATAAAAAGATAAAGGATACATATAATTTTGAGTTTACTGAGCCGGAAAGAATTAACGCAGCAAACAAGAGGCTTTTTGATTCAAAGGGAGTTACGGGCCACCACGGAATCATTCCGAGTAACACATATGAAAAAGAAGACTCATTGGACTGGAAGATTTATGACCTTGTTGCTCGCCGTTTCCTTATGTCAGGTATGGGTGAGTATGTTAAGGATGAATATAAGGTTTACTACAGTAAGAAAAATCATTCATATGTTTTCAAAAGCGAAGGTTACCAGACGGTAAGACTTGGATGGAAAGAAGCTGAGTTAGGCTTTGAGGATAAATCTGTTCCTCTTAATAAAAATGTCGGGGAAACAGACAGAATTAAATCAATCGAGATTGTAGAAAAGCTTACAGAGCCTCCAAAATATTATACTCAGGCAACTCTGATCAAGTTCATGAGAAATCCGAACAATTCTGATGAAGAGGGAATAAAGCTTTCTTCAATTGGAACAGAGGCTACCCAGGCATCGATTATCAAGACTCTTTTTGTAAGGAAGTATATTCATAACGTTGGAAAACATATTGAGATTCTTCCGAAGGGAATAAAAATAATCGAGCAGATTATGGACAATTCTGTATTGATGAACAATACCAATGTTGAAACTACTACAAGGTGGGAAAAACTTAATAAGGAGAATCCTTCTTTATTCCTGGAGAATGTTGAAAAGCTTACTGAAAAATCGATTTCAAATATGAGGGGAAATATGGAAACTGTAATTGCACAGAGGGAAATCGGAATCTGCCCGGCCTGCGGCGGAAAGATTATGAAGGGAAAGAACGGTTTTTACTGTTCCGGTTATAAAGAGAAAGGCTGCGAGAACAACATCAATTATCATGTTATGGGGCACGATATTGATGAGAACTTTATGAAAGCTTTCCTGGAAAGTAAGAAAACTGATGTTATGAACGGAGTAAAGAAGGATGGTTCACAGGTTCAGTTTTATTTCAGGATTGATGAAAACGGAAAGTTTACGATTGTATTTGTCGGAAACAATGAAAAAATCTGTGAATGCCCTAAGTGTGGGAAAGGCATCTTTGAAAAAAAGATGGTCTATAAATGTGAAAACGCTGACTGCGGCTTTTTCATGTGGAAACAGACTTCGGGAATCAAGTTTGGTCCGGATATGATAAAGACTTTATGTGAAGGGGGTGAAATAAAGACAGAGCAGACAAAGAAAGATAAAAGCACTGCGAAAGTTACCGTAAGGCTTGATGAAACAAGAGAGAAAATAGAAATAAGTTATTGATTAAAAAAGTAAAAAGGAAAGGAAAAAAATGGAACACGTGGTACATTTTGAACAGGAGAGAATTAACGTTGAGCTGTACATGGAAAAACTTCTGGATGTAAAAGAAGAATGCGAGTACGGTTCTGAAAAAAGAAGAAAGCTTATAGGGGATGGAGTAAGGCTTGTTAGAACTCTTATTGCAAAAGTGTACGAGGAAGGAATAAAAGACGGTCGTACAAGTGAAAAGGTAGATGTTGTAAGTCTTCTAGCCAGAATGACAAAAAATCTTAATGATCAGATTGTCTTGAATTTTCTGAAGGAAGACAACGAGGAAGACACTGTAAAGTGTTTTGATGTTCTGCTTGATAATTATGAGAAAGTAAGAAATGACCAGGATAATCAGGTGGCTTAAAAACCATATGGCGGACCAGTGTTTTTTAGAGAACATTGATCTTGCCAGAAAGCTTGTAAAGATTGCATTTGTTGTAGTGTTCGTGGGAATCCTTGCATCTTATGTAGTTTTGAAAAATGTCATTGACTAATTAAAAAGAAGAAGATAATATTAACGTATTGAATACAAATTTATAAACAAAAGGTAATTTATGAAAAAAGAGTTAGAGAAAAAGGATAAGTTATCTTTATCTTATCTTCCGAGTGCCTTTATAACGGCAAGTCTTCCTTTAAGGGATATAAAGAGTAATGTCTTTACAAGGAAGTACAACAATATATCAATGGTCATAACAGGATCTTCCAAAGTTCCTTACGGTTCTTACGGAAGACTTGTTTTGAGCCTTTTGACTACTCATGCGGTTGTAGACAGAAAATCAGAAAACGGAACTGTTGAAATCTATTTTGACCGTGAAAAAGATTTTCTGAACGAGCTTCAGGCTCCGGCCTCCAGAGCAGAAAAGTTCCGTGAGCAGCTGCAGGCGTTTTCTACATCGTCATTTTTATATCAGGCAAAAATAACAAAGGACTTCAATAAAAAAGAAATCTTTGAGGATGTTGAGACAAAAGACAGTAAACTCAAAGTTTCTTTATATAATTCGGGAAATATACCGTTCATCAAAAATCTTCAGTATATGTCAGTTGAAAACGAGGATGTTAATGCTGACAAGAAAAGAAGAAATTTTAAGATTATACTCAGTGCCGATTTTGTAAACCTCTGTTCTGAGCATTCTGTTCCGATTAATTATTCAACTTACAGTTCTATTAAGAACGCTACCGGAAAAGATATGTATGCCTGGTTTGTTTACAGAAACAATTTTCTCAAAGATAACGAGCCCATCTTTATTCCGAAGGAAAAGTTTGTAGAACAGTTCATGCCGGTAAAGAACATGGAAAATTATGCAGTAATGC
The window above is part of the Treponema bryantii genome. Proteins encoded here:
- a CDS encoding type II toxin-antitoxin system RelE/ParE family toxin, which produces MKFTVERLPQAKAEIDSLEQSQKEMLEADYKKIQEQGIEFVRVKPIQKEIFEIKTNELRSLFKYSAGRIIVIGVVFVKKTKKTPKEKIKLAKQRLKEV
- a CDS encoding flagellar basal body-associated FliL family protein; this translates as MKKKIIFACFIFLTVFCSFAQNIEFKYYSDYSKGFSGYAASAYQCNLKDANINEEDFFDKISEVLDEEIPPVQKLTKKNNWLFQKSLNEWDYEVGEVYLVFCMESEYSNEALVFFVVIEEKKELRWKAYKVKEADVYKIEELFSNAEPITAIPTSEEYVSGQREIYDWYTSLGIVLGKTKDGNTVRIDVAFAYRKEDSATQKEIRERTVEIKDYLRRFISQHEVKDFRNINNEDNLEKEITDGINELILSSGRIRDVVFQQKDVIE
- a CDS encoding DNA topoisomerase gives rise to the protein MTILTEKKSVAENYIKALNLTKKENAWYVSSDGKINLTYAAGHLYTLFDAEDYNAENKNWYHRKLPIKPEKYLYKPIATKKTTRTECEKVLKNAVKNGEEIVIATDPDREGEVIARLILRACKADFSKVTRIWCCEGLDRTQIISGIKSRKIDKTYDYLALQGEYQKKADWMFGINLTTAYTLLNNDGETYSIGRVQTAVLTEIYNRHKSILLFMPKRYYLLKLTMESGTDSFLINTKTQNTHFDDKTELERIKAELEKDNEVIISSVEREQKKELPPKLYDLAQLQIDAYKNYDIDVDQCLEIAQTLYNEKGKISYPRTDSVVLNDSDAEKTHELYKKIKDTYNFEFTEPERINAANKRLFDSKGVTGHHGIIPSNTYEKEDSLDWKIYDLVARRFLMSGMGEYVKDEYKVYYSKKNHSYVFKSEGYQTVRLGWKEAELGFEDKSVPLNKNVGETDRIKSIEIVEKLTEPPKYYTQATLIKFMRNPNNSDEEGIKLSSIGTEATQASIIKTLFVRKYIHNVGKHIEILPKGIKIIEQIMDNSVLMNNTNVETTTRWEKLNKENPSLFLENVEKLTEKSISNMRGNMETVIAQREIGICPACGGKIMKGKNGFYCSGYKEKGCENNINYHVMGHDIDENFMKAFLESKKTDVMNGVKKDGSQVQFYFRIDENGKFTIVFVGNNEKICECPKCGKGIFEKKMVYKCENADCGFFMWKQTSGIKFGPDMIKTLCEGGEIKTEQTKKDKSTAKVTVRLDETREKIEISY
- a CDS encoding replication protein RepA, producing the protein MKKELEKKDKLSLSYLPSAFITASLPLRDIKSNVFTRKYNNISMVITGSSKVPYGSYGRLVLSLLTTHAVVDRKSENGTVEIYFDREKDFLNELQAPASRAEKFREQLQAFSTSSFLYQAKITKDFNKKEIFEDVETKDSKLKVSLYNSGNIPFIKNLQYMSVENEDVNADKKRRNFKIILSADFVNLCSEHSVPINYSTYSSIKNATGKDMYAWFVYRNNFLKDNEPIFIPKEKFVEQFMPVKNMENYAVMLNTNFQYLKERISEIKQYYPELNVVVAKEGAGIILFKSPNQITESDKRYILITGGK